A portion of the Carya illinoinensis cultivar Pawnee chromosome 11, C.illinoinensisPawnee_v1, whole genome shotgun sequence genome contains these proteins:
- the LOC122280584 gene encoding long-chain-alcohol oxidase FAO4A encodes MELNGAGIDLRCTSKLNGKREEHMVIDFVGDYVDTRGLLHVGEDHDHIRSVGAMSNINYVNSLSSWEMDSVTALCDTFLPSVEVSDVTADESVVKFYATCASMAGTPERLGGFFSKRIQHPKKWMVRLALFLLSTCIGTFILCGRASLSSKFPYFQRFSQVSRQKREEIVISWSLSFFYKLRMLFRAMKFVVLYVFFTQVDEKDDNPSWKAIGYTGPDSKFKAQTQQSKTLKQTGFRECDQEEEETLEDFCGPLYRGLINLKKPRGMAVDVLRGFGFPVSVLSQKPNPSSSSNHSLSIKCDAVVVGSGSGGGVVAGVLAKAGYKVLVLEKGNYFARKNLSLLEGPTMDQMYLSSGVLATDDMSVMILAGSTVGGGSTINWSASIRTPQHVIKDWSVCHELEIFDSELYKEAMDVVCKKMGVQSEFQDEGFQNAILRKGCQELGYPVNTIPRNSPPDHYCGWCCLGCKDGKKKGTSETWLVDLVSSGNGAILPGCEAIKVLNKRKKGRERKIATGVAFEYENEGTKEICVVEAKVTIVACGALSTPALLKRSGLKNANIGKNLHLHPVAMSWGYFPEKSPSDFWPEAEKKSYEGGIMTAMSPVVADFDGSGYGAMIQTPSLHPGSFSVLMPWVSGTDMKNRMSKFSRTAHIFALARDKGSGTILSPSSISYQMEVADEENLKKGIEKVLRILAAAGAEEIGTHHVKGKTLNVKKASYHEFEKFVKEESSRPLRGLSSSLCSAHQMGSCRMGVDPKKSVVNQMGETWEVEGLFIADTSVFPTALGVNPMVTVQAIAYCTAQSALEVLKRKKCR; translated from the exons atggagctAAATGGTGCAGGAATCGATCTTAGGTGCACCTCAAAACTAAACGGCAAGCGAGAAGAACACATGGTGATTGATTTTGTTGGTGATTACGTCGACACTCGGGGGCTTCTTCATGTTGGAGAAGATCATGATCATATTCGTAGTGTTGGAGCCATGTCTAATATTAATTACGTCAACTCTCTCTCCTCTTGGGAGATGGACTCCGTCACTGCTCTCTGCGACACCTTCTTGCCGTCTGTTGAAGTCTCCGACGTTACAGCCGACGAATCCGTCGTCAAGTTCTACGCCACTTGTGCTTCCATGGCCGGAACTCCAGAACGT ctaGGGGGATTTTTTAGCAAGAGAATACAACACCCAAAGAAGTGGATGGTCCGATTGGCACTGTTCCTTTTATCAACATGTATTGGGACCTTCATACTATGCGGGAGAGCAAGCCTTTCAAGCAAATTCCCATACTTTCAAAGATTTTCTCAGGTGTCTAGGCAGAAACGGGAAGAAATCGTGATTTCCTGGTCTCTCAGTTTCTTCTATAAACTAAGAATGCTCTTCAGGGCCATGAAGTTTGTCGTTCTATATGTTTTCTTCACTCAG gtGGATGAGAAGGATGATAACCCATCATGGAAAGCAATCGGCTACACTGGACCAGACTCAAAGTTTAAAGCCCAAACTCAGCAGTCCAAGACATTAAAACAAACTGGATTCAGAGAATGtgatcaagaagaagaagaaacattaGAAGACTTTTGTGGACCTCTTTACAGAGGCCTCATTAATCTGAAGAAACCTAGGGGCATGGCTGTTGATGTGCTTCGAGGGTTTGGGTTTCCTGTCTCAGTTCTTTCTCAGAAGCCCAATCCTTCAAGCTCATCTAATCATTCTTTATCTATCAAATGTGATGCAGTTGTGGTAGGTTCTGGATCTGGTGGGGGAGTTGTTGCAGGTGTTTTGGCCAAGGCTGGCTACAAAGTGCTTGTCTTGGAGAAAGGAAACTACTTTGCCAGGAAAAATCTCTCACTTCTTGAAGGCCCAACCATGGATCAAATGTATTTGTCTAGTGGTGTTTTGGCAACGGATGATATGAGTGTGATGATTCTTGCAGGCTCCACAGTCGGCGGAGGCTCTACAATTAACTGGTCTGCCTCAATTCGAACCCCTCAGCATGTAATTAAGGACTGGAGTGTGTGCCATGAGCTAGAAATATTTGATAGTGAACTATACAAAGAAGCCATGGATGTTGTCTGCAAAAAAATGGGAGTTCAATCTGAATTCCAAGATGAAGGATTCCAAAACGCAATCCTCAGAAAAGGGTGTCAAGAATTGGGTTATCCTGTGAATACCATTCCTCGAAATTCACCACCAGATCATTATTGTGGTTGGTGTTGTCTTGGCTGCAAGGATGGGAAAAAGAAAGGCACCTCAGAGACATGGCTTGTGGATTTGGTAAGTTCTGGAAATGGTGCTATTCTTCCTGGTTGTGAGGCCATCAAAGTCttgaacaaaagaaagaaaggaagagagaggaagatAGCAACTGGGGTTGCTTTCGAGTATGAGAATGAAGGAACAAAAGAAATTTGTGTAGTAGAGGCTAAGGTGACTATCGTTGCCTGTGGCGCCCTCAGTACACCAGCATTGTTGAAAAGAAGTGGGTTGAAGAATGCCAACATTGGAAAGAACTTGCATCTACATCCAGTTGCAATGTCATGGGGCTATTTTCCGGAAAAATCCCCATCCGATTTTTGGCCAGAGGCAGAGAAGAAAAGCTATGAAGGAGGAATAATGACAGCAATGTCTCCAGTTGTTGCAGATTTTGATGGGTCTGGATATGGTGCAATGATACAGACACCTTCATTGCACCCCGGTTCGTTCTCCGTGTTAATGCCGTGGGTTTCTGGCACAGATATGAAAAACCGAATGTCCAAGTTTTCTAGGACTGCCCATATATTTGCATTGGCAAGGGATAAAGGTTCAGGAACAATACTTTCACCGAGCTCAATTAGTTACCAAATGGAAGTTGCTGATGAAGAGAATCTAAAGAAAGGGATAGAGAAGGTACTGAGGATTTTGGCAGCAGCCGGAGCTGAAGAAATCGGGACTCATCACGTAAAAGGAAAGACCCTAAACGTAAAGAAAGCAAGCTATCATGAGTTTGAGAAGTTCGTGAAAGAGGAAAGTTCAAGGCCATTGAGAGGGCTTTCGTCTTCCTTATGTTCAGCGCATCAGATGGGTAGCTGCAGGATGGGGGTTGACCCAAAGAAATCAGTGGTGAACCAGATGGGAGAGACATGGGAGGTGGAGGGGCTTTTCATAGCTGATACGAGTGTCTTTCCAACAGCTTTAGGTGTGAATCCAATGGTCACCGTTCAGGCTATTGCTTACTGCACTGCACAATCTGCTCTTGAAGTTCTTAAGAGGAAGAAGTGCAGATAG